The DNA region TCAAACTTATCATAGATCTAGATGTGTAGGTTGGTTTGATTGAATCAAATAGATTTGATAGGTTGGATCAATGTGGATCGGCCAGTTCGAGAAGGTTGAACAAGTGATTTTAATTAAGGAaaactaattttaattatattatcgTGATTTTGACTAAAACTAATACTAGAATATGAGCACTTTTAGGATGAAAAAAAGATAAAGATGGtgtttttgatatatttttagaattaagatttttttttttttttgaagataacaaaaaaatcaaaaagacgccatttttaatttatttttttttgtctaatTTTTTAAATAGGCATTGAAAAGTCCAGGCCGCAATTAAAAGATGGGAAACTTACAGTAAAGTGTTTTTCCGGTAAATTTCCTCCAACTAATATTTAAACGAAGACTCCAATCCAACCTCTTCGCCGTCGGTCACCGTTTCCTTCCTTCCCAAGAAGATGACCCGCTGCCCTCTTccacctctcctcctcctccccgtCTCCTCCTtcgttctcctcctcttcctcccccACCTCCCCCCCGCCCAATCCCAGGTCGTCACCACCATTGAAGATATCTTCTCCCATAGCTTCCCTAACTTCGACTCTGTCGACAACGGTGCTAATTTCTCGATATTCAACGACGCCGGAATCAGCCTAGGCGCCCTCCTGCTCACCCCCGATAGCTTTATCGGCGCCACCTACATGCGCAACAAATCCGGTCGAGTCTTCTACAACAGGCCTTTTAAGCTTTGGCAGAtggactcttcttcctcctccggcGCCGAGACCAAGCAGTTCCTGTCCTTCAGCACCTCCTTCAAGATAAACGTCTTCCGCAGTATTAATGGCAACCTGAACACAGGAGAGGGCATggctttcctcctctcctccgaCCTCGGCCCGGCGCCACCGGGGAGCCACGGTGCCTTTCTCGGCCTCACCAATGCTTCCCTCAACGGTAACCCCGGCAACCACTTCGTCGCCATCGAGTTCGACACCGTCATGCAGACCGATTTGGGAGACCCCAACGACAACCACATCGGCCTCGACATCAACGGCGTGAACTCCACAAAGACAGCCTCCGATTTGAAAGTTCAGATCTCGCCGCCTGGGTTCCCCACCAACCACACCGTCTGGGTCGATTACGATGGTATGGTGCCCTATTTGCACGTTTATATGGCGATCGACGACGATCCAAAGCCGGCCTCCGCCGTGCTCGAAGCGCCACTCGATCTCAATGATTTTCTGAAGCAGGAGTTCTACTTCGGGTTTTCTGCCTCGACAGGGACGAACTACGAACTCCACGACGTGCTGTCGTGGAATTTGACCGCGAAGATGTCACACGTCGGCCGAAAAGGCTTGGCGGCGTGGAAGATTGGCGCGATCGTTGGGGGTGTTTCTGTGTTCGTGATGGTGCTCGTGGCAGGACTTTGGGTGGGCCTGAAGGTAAGAAAGAGGACGGCGAGGGATGCGACCTCCAGTTACAGCAGCGCTATGGTATTGGTGGCGCTGAAGAGGCTACCGGGGACGCCGAGGGAGTTCGAGTTCAAGGACCTCGATAAGGCGACCAACAATTTCGACGAGAAGATGAAGCTGGGGAAAGGGGGCTTCGGCGAGGTGTACCGGGGCGTGTTGCCTGGGGAGAACAAGCAGGTGGCCGTGAAGCGATTCTCTCGGGGAGGCACCAGCGCTCCCGACGACTTCCTCAAAGAACTGACCATCATCAACCGCCTTCGCCATAAGAACCTCGTCCCCCTTGTCGGTGAGTACTTCTGAATTACCTGCCCTGTTTCATCGTGCAGCTCTGTTCCTCCAGGTTTCACTATATTTCTTACACGATTCGATCATTTCGTTACATGAATTTGATCTTGTAAGAGCTTTGGTACCAATCGACGTTGTTGTTGGATCGCAGGATGGTGCCACACCAACAGTATGCTGCTGCTAGTCTACGAGTACATGCCCAATGGGAGCCTTGACCACCACCTGTTCGACGGGCCCAACAGCATGCCGACGACGACTCTGAGCTGGGAGCGGCGATACAACGTGATCGCCGGCGTCACCTCTGCCCTCCACTACCTGCACGACGAGTACGATCAGAAGGTGGTGCACCGCGACCTGAAGGCCTCCAACATCATGCTCGACGCCAACTTTAACGCGCGCCTTGGTGACTTCGGCCTCGCGCGTGCCCTCGAATCCGACAAGACTTCCTACGCCGAGCTGGAGATGGCTGGCGTCCCCGGCACCATGGGTTACATCGCTCCGGAGTGCTTTCTCACCGGCAAGGCCACCCGGGAGTCCGACATTTTCGGCTTCGGCGCCGTGGTGCTCGAGGTCGTCTGCGGCCGCCGCCCTCGCTGCGACATCGACGGCTTCCTGTTCCTATGCGACTGGGTGTGGAAGCTCTTCCGCGAAGGACGCATCCTGGAGGCCGTCGACGCCCGCCTGGGGGAGGACTACGACCCCGAGGACGCTCGCCGTCTCCTCCTCCTCGCCCTGGCCTGCAGCCACCCGATTTCGTCGGAGCGGCCGAAGACAGACGTGACGGTGCAAATCATCTCCCGCACAAGAGCGCCGCCGTCGGTACCGCACTTCAAGCCTTCATTCGTGTGGCCGTCCTTCCCTGCCATGGCGGGGACATCGAGCTGGTTGACCGCCGTGTCGGCCGTGGCGTCGTCCTACGAAGCGTCCCCCACGCGGCGGACTCCGCATCTCCTCGATGGAGACGGACACGTGGCGTCCAAAGACCTCTCCCTTACGTCATAATCGTCCGCGTTTTGACGAGGCAGGTGTTGACTGGGCCAACATACGGTGGTCCTTCCCGCCATTTCTCTTGTGCAATTATCTTTTTTTGATCTGTATTCCGATTTTTCTCGCATTGGGACCCACAATGGCCTCCAGTCTTATTCCTTTTAAAAGCGGAACTCTATCCTATTTTTCCAGCAAAAGATGTTATTCTTCCAACTTTATTCTAACCagcatagtttgtagaatcatGATCCTATACTGAATtgatttagggtcaggatcgaatcggtcaggatcggatcgtagaatcgtacgatcctatcaaaaatctttaaaattttatcatacatgattaataattagaaaaaatatcaaaaaaactcatttacatataaataaataattaattttgtatatatatacaattatttacactcaacacatcaaattacattactacatgtacaaatttaaattaacttataattcaactatcattctcgcatagtaataatatttatattttcatatcataaaatgaaaaaatataaaatatctattaacacaataataataataacacatacaatgtcaaaaatatttccttgatttataagataattcaatttaaatgtcAACAAAGCATCTAATtaacgtatataacagaagctattgaatcctttgattcaaatatgaatgccggaaataatcttttaaagactggttgatgccacacaatactagacaataggcatccaaaaatttattattttgagaaaataaatgacagaatattattgataaaaaaactaactcaaaaataattaaatatatatttaaataatttaaaattataataagatgaaaaaaagataatggttaaggataaactttaaaatttattaaagatctctgaacgagctttaatttgatatattataggccccgtggttcaatccgagtcaaaagttatgacctctcaaagcttccaccgatcctgctccgattctgctccgatcctgctccgatcctgctccgatcctaccgatcctaccgatcctgctgcgatcctactgcaaaaacgattctgcacgatcctgaatcgattttgggtttccggatcgtaggatcgtacgatcctacgatctggATCGCGATTTTATAAACTATGCCAGTGTAGTAGCCAATTACAGTTATAATTAATAAAGTATATAATAATTATCAATATAGCTGTTAAAActattaaaattaattactttaatttttattcaatttagttaaaattatttattattatattttgattatattatattaattttaattaaattggagttattttaattaatattagagaagttttaaggataattatttaataattttaagcaTATTAGAGTAACTTTAAGTTAAAATTGTTATAAAAAcactcaaatatatatatattttttggatatataagaatcctcttttaatatttttaaaaatagaaaaaaaattacccttattttttattagaaaaaattatttttttaatctaaaatgTACTAagggtatgtttggttcaaattatcatatataatctTGTTTATGTAAttatcaggtaatcacataatcaaggttatgggaaataaaatataaccaaatgttgtttggttcaacatatgtaatgcaacaaaaatttatttgtttgaagattttaatgaataatttattttaatattttattgtattaccctcatttacaaaatcaaatatacataataatattattattattatttaaaatctacgttttttatttttatttttccctttttcttcatttttatgtgtgtttttttttacattttttatttttaaaatttttaattttttaaatttttttagttttttacgttatttttttaaaaaaaatttactttttttatttttttacattttttttaatgtttttttacttttttattttttaaatttttccctattttaatttttttttctatgttttatgtttttttatttttttaccttttttattatttttacgtttttaaaatttttttaaaaaactttacgttttttctattttctatttttttttattttttatatttttatttttatttttttacattctttctatttttcatgttttttattttttctttacctttattattattattttatgtttattctttttttatattttttttaacgtctttttcttttttttttagttttttttatttttcattttttttctttaagtttttttttttttttacctttttctcttattcgaggatattttgggtaaaaaaaattcattgaCGCCGAGTCTCAGTTTTCTTAATTCCGGATTATATGCCCCTTTTGTTAGAATTATCAATTACCTAAAGTAAACAGGATTTTTCAttaataaccttggatggataactaaGATTACCAAAGATAATCCTCAACCAAACACATAATAAGAATAATTAACAAGTTTTTTTCCCCAAACTTTAGTTCgaattcattttaaaatatttcaatttAGATGTGCAAAAAAATAAGTTAAtgcagtagtttttttttttcaatttcttttTGAGTCAAATTATCATAACTGATTTTGATATAAAGGACGAAAATAAAGACACTTTTAAACTTgtataatcaagataaaaaaacctctataatcaaaataaataaatagaaacttaatatttttatcaaGTACTTTCGTCTAATAATCCATAGGCTGAACGACTTCGGCTCCCAATCCACCTCCGAGCAGGTCATCGACGACATCGATGCCTCCAGCCACAgtgtcatcatcatcatcatcggttCTTCTCCCATTCCTGCTGATTTCCCATCGAAGTCCCTAATTATTCCATCCAAAGCTTGAGCTTTTTTGATTCAGATATAACTGATTCCAGGCAAGAGCGGGGGGATCAGAGCAGAGATAGCGAGGGTGATGGCACTCCGCGGCGCCCACATCATCATCAGAACGAGGAACCTCGAGGCTACCGACGCCGTCAAGCAGCACATCTCCCGGAACAATCCCTCCGCTAAAAGCAGCATCATCGAGCTCGAACTCAGCTCGCAAAAATCAATGCAAGGCTTTGCCAACAAGTTCCTCGCCACGAATCTTCCCCTCAAGATGTTGTAAGCAATCCACATCACTTCAATTTAGCCCTAAAATCTTATCTTTTTTATTATCATAAACATTACAAGAATTATGAACTGTCCTTACTTTGCCCTAAAACCTtattttctcttaatttttttactaGAAATAATGCTGGAGTTATGAACTACGCTTACAATATCTTAGAGGATGGAATAGAGTTGCAGTTTACCACAAATTATATCGATTTAGGTGGAAGTTTGGCAATCATATATAATCCCAGCTTGTAAACCAAATAGCATTATTATTGGAATGGctaaattcattctcattcctactatcaaattcattctcattccaaTTCATGCATCCCAAACCAAATGCCACCTAATAATCTTTAAAGTATCATATTTATAGTAAATTGATAATCTTGCACTCTTAGTGCTTCCAGTGGTGTTGCCACGTGGGGACGGAGGTGTGACTGCCAtcgatttcttttaaaaaaaataatatcaaacTTTCATCACCATTTTGATCCGTCAATTTATCATCTCATCATTTTGATCTATCAATTTATCACCTTATCGTTGGAAAACAAAAATTGATCATATATTTAAAAAGTCCTCAACATATGAGAAAATATCACGATTTGAAAGGTtaaataatgaattttaaaaataaaatatgtaataATAAACAGATAAAATAAATCATAGAATACAAAGTGGGGGTGCTAATTTAAAATTGGATCgggttcaaacaaaatttaacgGGTAGGCGCGGAGATAAGAATTATGTTAGTTCAAACTGGGAATCATTTAGAATTAATTTGGCTAAGTTATGACCAAatcaaatttaagatttaaacgGATTTAATTTGTTGAAAATGAATTAAGGTATTTTTAaggaaacttttcttttcttttctctttttattctCTGCGCGCATAGCAACTCCTGTCATGTCATATGCCATCGTCATGACTTCGTTCAtcattctcttttatttttctattcattttcttcctcatttccttattttccttctcttctccaacAACAATAAACTTGTAGTTTTTTCCTCTAATTCTCAAGCACAGaaactctcttttcttctctagaAAGTACGAATGCAACATCAACTACTATCGCCTTCTAGCAACAAGAGCAAcccttgcatcttcttcctcttcttgtgcTTTCTAGGGTTTTGTTGGCACCGCAAAAATAGCCCTATTTTACCTTGCCTTATCTCTCTTGGTGTCGTTATCGACCTCACTGAAGCAAGTTAAAGTTGCTAACGAAGAAGGGTGacggatttcattttttttccaacatatttcattaattgaaatagagttataaaatataaactttattttattagATTGTTAGTTGATGATGATTATTTAGATAAGAATGGCTGTCTCATTATAGGAATGCTAAATATTATAAGGAAGCGAAATTATAAATGATTTTTCAACTTTAAATCATAAATAAACTCTGGAGATTaacaaaattttagaatttaagttCGATTTTATCTCTTTAAATGCGAAATCTAGACTTTGGATTGTGAAAATCGACCTACATTaatatttacaatttttataaattccaacttatattttttaaatatttttaaatctttagagttggatgattcaattttatgtttattaatttttaaatttattgaattcgTCTCCCTTGTGACTTGGTACTTCtaaatttatctttttattatttttttattttaagacCCTTAAATTCATAaatgagttttaattaaaaagtGACTGATtgtcttttaaattttaaatctgtgccatcttttaaatttatccatactttttaaatatttaaacaattttaGAACCATACGATTTTCTGTGTTTTTAACCATCGTCTTTTTAGAACTCATATTTAATGCTTAATAaccattaattaaaaatatttttaaatttatactaaataaatataataatttctAATAAGTCGGATAGGAGGCTGGAGTGGCCACTTGGGCGATATCGAGAGCTTGCAACGGAGAACTGAGGGAACCTAAAGAGAAGAGATCATAGGGGAAGAGAGTTTAGAGTACTAGGGGGGAGATCTTTAGAGAACGTTAAGTGGAGAATTTAGGAAGGTCAAAGAGGAGAGCTAAACAAATAAGATAAATATTATAGTGTACTataataacaataacaatcaAGGCTTATCCTATTAGATAAGGTCAATTATATGAATTCTTTTATACTACTTAGTTCTATCTCTtactatattattatttatacttaaataaattttatcatattttattattgttaaccaagtcttttttagtcttcctcttccttatttgatatgcatgtttatcgtAATTTCGCATCACTTAACTGGAGTATTTATTAGTCGTTTAAGTATATgcatgtaccatcttaaacgtgtctttcGGAGTTTTCTTTCAATAGATGTAATTTTgactttttctctaatgctctcatttcttattctatccatcctcatatgtccacacatctaccttatcctcatctctgtaactctcatcttttgctcatgtacTTGAGTTATAGCTCAACATTCAGATCTATATAACATAGTAGGACTAATTGCggttttgtagaactttcctttaagttttagaagtactttacgatcacataaaacacctgaTACTCGCCTCCATTTCAATCATTctgcttatattctatgtaagacatatctctcaatctctctatcattttgtaaaaatgatcctaaatatttaaaactctcagtttcgggcaactcgtcatctcctatcttaacaattgtctcactatatctaatattgttaaacttaaattccatatattctataTTTATGCTACTAAGCCTAAAgcatttcccttctagtgtttcccaccaagattctagtttagcatttactccttaaTGTGTTTCATTgaccaaaataatattatctgcaaacaacatgtactacGATACTGTGTCTTAAATGTGtacagtgagttcatccataattagtgtaaaaagatagagacttggAGCTGATCCTTAATGTAGCCCTATCTTTACTAGAAATGTTTCAGTCACTCCACCTAAAGTCTTTACTCCGGTCGTTACATCTTTGTACatatttttaattagttaaatataTGTTATGCAAGTacatctcttttctagaattctctatataatttctcttgggactctatcataagttttttctaaatcaatgaataccatatgtagTTCTTGCTTTTGTTctcgatattttttaattaattatctaaggaaatttatagcttctattgttgacCTTTTAGATATGAATCCAAATTTATTTTCGATCACCATGATCTCAttccttaattatttttctattattttttccttaagtttcatggtatgactcattaatttaatacccctatagtttgcataattttgtatatctcccttgttcttatacaagaaaactagagtacttatctccCTAAACacttttgtaggatcgaaagcgctagggggtgaatagcgctcgtggctttcacgttcattttaaaactatcgagtaatacgcagcggaaatagaacAACAATGCAAACACTAggtcttttacttggttcagagtctgtggtgactcctactccaaggcccacactcgttgaataTTTACTTtgagcaatcactatcaattcgaaaatcttttacaagatgaattacaagtatataatttaagtgcagtaaaatataccaacgactaaAAACAATAAACTTTAAGCTTCTGGTCGTCAGAGTCGAGTTACAGATTTATCGAATCatcctttgagcagcac from Zingiber officinale cultivar Zhangliang chromosome 4B, Zo_v1.1, whole genome shotgun sequence includes:
- the LOC121975229 gene encoding probable L-type lectin-domain containing receptor kinase S.5; protein product: MTRCPLPPLLLLPVSSFVLLLFLPHLPPAQSQVVTTIEDIFSHSFPNFDSVDNGANFSIFNDAGISLGALLLTPDSFIGATYMRNKSGRVFYNRPFKLWQMDSSSSSGAETKQFLSFSTSFKINVFRSINGNLNTGEGMAFLLSSDLGPAPPGSHGAFLGLTNASLNGNPGNHFVAIEFDTVMQTDLGDPNDNHIGLDINGVNSTKTASDLKVQISPPGFPTNHTVWVDYDGMVPYLHVYMAIDDDPKPASAVLEAPLDLNDFLKQEFYFGFSASTGTNYELHDVLSWNLTAKMSHVGRKGLAAWKIGAIVGGVSVFVMVLVAGLWVGLKVRKRTARDATSSYSSAMVLVALKRLPGTPREFEFKDLDKATNNFDEKMKLGKGGFGEVYRGVLPGENKQVAVKRFSRGGTSAPDDFLKELTIINRLRHKNLVPLVGWCHTNSMLLLVYEYMPNGSLDHHLFDGPNSMPTTTLSWERRYNVIAGVTSALHYLHDEYDQKVVHRDLKASNIMLDANFNARLGDFGLARALESDKTSYAELEMAGVPGTMGYIAPECFLTGKATRESDIFGFGAVVLEVVCGRRPRCDIDGFLFLCDWVWKLFREGRILEAVDARLGEDYDPEDARRLLLLALACSHPISSERPKTDVTVQIISRTRAPPSVPHFKPSFVWPSFPAMAGTSSWLTAVSAVASSYEASPTRRTPHLLDGDGHVASKDLSLTS
- the LOC121978326 gene encoding short-chain dehydrogenase TIC 32 A, chloroplastic-like, encoding MALRGAHIIIRTRNLEATDAVKQHISRNNPSAKSSIIELELSSQKSMQGFANKFLATNLPLKMLNNAGVMNYAYNILEDGIELQFTTNYIDLGGSLAIIYNPSL